The following coding sequences are from one Triticum dicoccoides isolate Atlit2015 ecotype Zavitan chromosome 4A, WEW_v2.0, whole genome shotgun sequence window:
- the LOC119283522 gene encoding uncharacterized protein LOC119283522 codes for MATTFTLLGAASSHGPGAGLAAGDDGHHYGCLGDGEPGEAGGRSAASPVYSSLAVSPAGDAAVALALAVPKMAAIDRNCNGCYHCQKIRRALLQMQELESHLIDRKNGRVSVWGAFSPQDVAIKIRKRTNRRVEILELWEAAGPGGGDEQGVGGGQMP; via the exons ATGGCCACCACCTTCACGCTGCTCGGGGCAGCCTCGTCCCACGGCCCCGGCGCCGGCCTCGCCGCCGGAGATGACGGCCATCAT TACGGCTGCCTCGGCGACGGCGAGCCGGGGGAGGCGGGCGGCCGGAGCGCGGCGTCCCCGGTGTACTCAAGCCTCGCCGTCAGCcccgccggcgacgccgccgtcgccctcgctctCGCCGTTCCCAAGATGGCCGCCATTGATAGG AACTGCAACGGGTGCTACCACTGCCAGAAGATCAGGAGGGCGCTGCTCCAGATGCAAG AGCTGGAGAGCCACCTGATCGACCGGAAGAATGGCCGGGTGAGCGTCTGGGGCGCCTTCAGCCCGCAGGACGTGGCCATCAAGATCAGGAAGCGGACCAACCGGCGCGTCGAAATACTAGAGCTCTGGGAGGCCGCAGGGCCGGGGGGCGGCGACGAGCAGGGCGTCGGCGGCGGGCAGATGCCCTGA
- the LOC119285944 gene encoding uncharacterized protein LOC119285944, producing MKNEILGDRLPIRVSHIVAETQHGGLPLEEMQMLQLHQRFYVGVLCVSGSSSQGLAPWTGESSQPSWTHQGQGLHAAKSEATAKKTGLDVVTEEAHAAGEADYSVCTTGIQNSNSDISDDITMSSAKL from the exons ATGAAGAATGAAATACTTGGAGATAGGCTACCAATTCG CGTATCACATATAGTAGCAGAGACTCAGCATGGGGGACTGCCGCTTGAAGAGATGCAAATGTTGCAACTTCACCAGAGGTTCTATGTTGGAGTTCTGTGTGTCAGTGGTTCAAG TTCACAAGGATTGGCACCATGGACTGGAGAATCGTCGCAACCATCATGGACACACCAGGGGCAGGGGCTGCATGCAGCCAAGTCCGAGGCGACTGCCAAGAAGACTGGGCTCGATGTAGTGACCGAGGAGGCGCATGCCGCAGG AGAAGCCGATTATTCTGTTTGCACGACGGGTATCCAAAATTCTAATTCAGACATTAGTGATGATATAACAATGTCGTCCGCCAAATTGTGA